TACATGATTTGGGCTGTGAACAAAAATaacctgtttttaaaaatgctgcaattacTGTAAATTTAAAGTTTAGGTTCTAgaatttattgcatatttttctcAGGTGTGTGTGTACTATTACCCATACTGGCTACTGTGCCTTTTGCATAGTGttagtttattaattattaaccCTGCCAATGTACATTGTGAATTGTTACAGCTCTTATCTGAAAGCAATAGGGATGGTATGCTAAATAATTAAgacattattaaatgtaatgaaCACTCTGATGATGGCAAGCCCTGGTTTCAGTAATCTGAATAGTTCCCAAATTTGTAGCTGCAGGCTATATACTGCCTCCAGGTGGTGCTGCACAAGAGAACAAGACTGAGATTGCAGCTTTCTAAAATATTCAATGCCCTTCATTTCTCAACCTTGTTATCaacatgggggacccttaaaataactttcaggttttatagAACCCATGACAATAATAGTATCCATAggtcacaatatatttttgtggtggttgtcacccttacagataaccagaaAAATAACATTCTTGTCGGTGGTAACTGACTTGGTGCACAAATTTACTCAttgctagcaacctctggaggaacttcaATTGGGAAAATTCTGTTTACTCTCTAATGCCTCATAATTTTTTAGTTTGCAAGATAATTGTAAACTGCAGTATATCTTTCTCACTGCCGTCTATCTGGTGGCTGTTATAGATGGTGCCCTCTCAATACATGAAGGGTGTCATCAGTGGGTTGAGATAGTcattcccctttttttaaaaaaagataaaaaattgattacttttaaagtggaactcaagtcAAATGCCTAAATACATtaatgccaactttttttttttttttttttttgctaaaagattTTTTATGCTGTTCACTCTGTTTAGTGATTTAGCCATATCTGCACATCCACACAGGTAATTCAGTCCTAGTTTAGTGTTAAAGCTTCCTAGGTCCACACTTCGCTTTCAGCCTGCTGATTAGACTGTGACTTGGTGTGATTATCCTGCCTCTTTCTTGTAATTTTTTCCCATTATGGAGTGTATATGTGAAACAAGAAGGTGTACACCTAAGGATATCATCTATAACTTGGTGAGGTAGTCTCCGATTTAGACTTAACTATTTAAACCAGGCTTTATTTCTGTTCAGACTCTGTTCCATATTAcgatttttatatttcatatacagctttATATATTGTCCATGTGGCCTTCTGGGTTCTAATGAAAGCAACAAACATCTGTACTTGATAGAAACTTGTTGGGACAGCAGTGAAGCTGCCATTGCTTACTGCAggcattttgttttgtgtttgagtcattgacctggaacaagcctgTAGATATCAGTTGCCTTGATGCTTAACATGCACTTGCTTGTCCTGGTCAGCCACTCATCATTTAAAAGGATCAGGATGATAAGCTTGGGGCACAATCCATTAGAAGTGTTAAGGGAGCTATCCTGTTTCAAGCCTTACTGGTCCTATCCCGTCACTGTTGGGTTAGCTTAATAAGCCTTATACAGGGTCTGTCCATTGTTAGttactataaaatgtaaacacatttgaGCTGGACATAAACTTTAAACCTATTACTTTTATGTATGTAACTTGATGCCTGGTTGTTTAATGTATAGTTGCACAAATCACATACTGACTACTTGTATGCATCCTGATCGTATAATATCTCATTGCTGACTGTTACCGGTGGCTACTTGCAGCAAGTCTAGTAGTCCTCACAAACTATCTTTCTTGTACTTTTCCTGTAGCCGTTGAAGACAGAAAGTTGTTTATTGGAATGGTGTCCAAGAAGTGTAATGAGAATGATATCCGGGTTATGTTCTCTCAGTTTGGGCAAATAGAAGAATGCAGGATTTTGCGGGGACCCGATGGGTTAAGCAGAGGTAAGTAGGACTACAGACTAGTCTTGCCTATTGGAACGCGGCTTTAATGCATGGTTATCTATGGACGAAGTTGTTCTAGTAGCTTTCCTGTTTTATTCCCTGTAGGTtgtgcatttattacattttcatccaGATCTGTGGCACAGGCAGCAATCAAAGCCATGCACCAAGCACAAACTATGGAGGTGAGTAAcaccaaactactgttcagcggTTGTGACGGTTTTCTCCAGTTATCCACTATTACATTGGCCATCTTGTGACGTTGGATTTTGTTTGTAGGGTTGTTCCTCTCCAATCGTTGTCAAGTTTGCAGACACACAGAAAGACAAAGAACAGAAGCGAATGGCACAACAGCTCCAGCAACAGATGCAGCAAATAAATGCAGCTTCTGTGTGGGGGAACCTTGCTGGATTAAACAGTCTGGCACCACAGTACTTAGCAGTAAGTATTGTTTGAGTTTTGTTTTGGCTGTGCGGTGCCGTTTAATTAAGAACTTTCTTGGACTCCTGATTACAATTGAGCTGGACACCTAGAACTTTGCCACAAATACAGTGTTCTcaccagtcccttttagctgggtgcaccagtCGACACTTTTCGGTGATCACCGggcttttttttgggtggttactgaagagttggctcacaatacaggggctgctacccacctacaatttcttaccacccggcacCTGAACCTAGCAAAACATGTGAGTCCCGGAGACTTCAGCGATAGAACCAGCAGCTATTAGTGGTAGTCATGATCCAGCACTAAGCCCAGAAGCTTCCAGTGTTCTAAAGATCACTGAATATGAGCACACTAATGCATTGTACTTGCATCAATAGCTTGTAGTCACAGTGCTTCCTATCAGTATCACGGCTTGGAGAGAGCCATTAAAACTTTGCAGCAATAGATACTTGTAAACTAATCCAGCAATATTCACAGTTGGAAAGCTCTGCCCACTTAGGCTCCTGTTGCTAATAGAGTTACAATTTTCACCCAGCGTTGTAGCCAGATATATGGAACATAATGTTGCACATCTTCAAATTAaaccctgttttaaaaatgtgtacatattgAATCTTGAAATGAGAACATTTATTGAGATGCCCTTTAGAATCCAATAATTGTGGCTAATGTtcctctaaatttttttttttttttttgcagcgcAGATGCATCACTGCTCAACAATTAGCTTTTAAAAAGACAGTAGCTTTCATCAGAAAAGTTCTGGCTTGATAACAAACCCCTAGAGTACTTAAGTGTTTTTGTAAGATGAGAGGATACGTTTCCTAACCCTACCATGATATTTATTACCTTAGGAGTCTTCTAGGTTGCACCCTCATGTCATAATGATCATGGGAACCCAACgattttttttgcttctaaatTGGATTTTAATGCTCAACTTTTGTCTTAGTTTCTtgtgtattttgctatttgtgttCAGCTCATTTGTGCAGGTGTCCATGATTTCTACTAAACTGTACAAAAGTCAAAATGTATTAAcctgtagcaaccaatcagaattgaGTTGTCTTAATAATTGCAATACAGGGTGTTATCTGATTGGTTCCTCTGGTCAGTACACTTTGCAATCAGTACTTTGTTAGATGTGCTATATTATATTGGCTCAAAGGGGTGATTTTTAAAACCTGGAGTGAAGGTAAGGCTAGCTTGTTGTCCACAGAGTGTGCAGCTTTGTTTTCTCCAGCATATAGGAAAAGGAAAAGTTGTTTCTCTGCTTGTTATACCTCTTAAAGTGGAGTGGAAAAGCCTCGCATCCGTTGTTTGCACAGCATGTTAATAACATCGCCAAGACACACTGACCTTGACAGCTACATCTCAGAAACCTGAAGGTTCCAGTGATTTTCTGAATCTCTGCCTTTGCTCTGATAAAGATTGAGAGCCTAAATTGACCAATGTCTCTTGCTGTCCCTTCTAATAGCTGTGCATAGAAAAATTTGTAAGCTCTTTATTACCCATTCCATACACAACTCTTTGGAACCCCCCAGATAGTTGCTGTAATTATTGTCTTATAATAGATTCTGAGAGAGAATTCCaacaaatgaagaaagaaaaaaggaaaataatggtagtaaaagttatttaatgttttttccccCCCACGTTTTGCTATCTAGACTCTTGGATGGATAGTATAGCAAGATATAGTATGGTTTTTATGCCCTCTGATTTGCAGATGTTTCAGTCCACATCAGGTTCAAGTCAAGAAAAGGCCATTTGCTCCAGTGGTTAAAACTCATCTctatagcaatttttttccctccccAATGCACGGTGTGGTGGATCAGTGTTTCGCTAACACTATTTTTGCGGTGACgtaaaaagttaaactttttttttaaatattttttttgcggTTTCATTCTGGTTTAACCCGACCCCTTCCCACTCACATTTGTCCTTGTACACCCTGTGGATATATGTGGTGTGTAGACTTTATCCCCAGACCGGACTGAGCCCTCACTCtccttcttgttttgttttggtgTAATGTCTAGCTTTATTTGCAGCTCCTCCAACAGACAGCCTCGTCCAGCAACCTCAACTCCCTGAGTGGCCTCCATCCCATGGGAGGTGAGTACTCCACCGAGACAACATCaggtgtgtgctttttttattttactattcttCCACTatccttttcctttcctattaTGTGTTAGGGTCTTCACCTCTTCTTCATGTTACTTCACAATTGACATGTGCCGTCtccttttctttccaaaaaacatttaaaaaaaaaaaaaaaaaacgaaaacagATATAGCATAATGGCTAATGGCGTATGTGGCATTTTCTTGCCTGTGTTGCGTGTTTCAGGACTCAGTGCCATGCAGATACAGAACTTGGCAGCTCTAGCAGCAGCTGCCAGCGTTGCACAGAATCCAGCCAGTGCGGCCTCAGCACTCACTACTTCCAGCAGTCCTCTCAGCGTCCTGACCAGTTCTGGTGAGCTGCAcatgttgtgtgttttttggtttttgtttttgttttttttttttgttcttttgtgttcCTAGATGTGCAGACCTCTAACGTTACTCTTGCAGTTTTTAGGACCTTTGTTTACTGTACAAAAAGATTTTGATTGGTTTTACATTACTTCAGTCTTTATAAAAATTTGCCCCTTAGTGTTTTTTGCTCTGATTCAGCATGACATTTATTAGATAGATAAAATGTCCAATGTCAGCTGTCCTCTTGTACCTCAGTTTCCACCCTGTCATCTGCCTTAATTTATAGGTCATTCTCAATAAAATCAAACTTGACTTGTTACTACTTGGCTCTCACCCTTTTTCCCTAAGCGATTGGTAAGCAGATTTATACAAAACTGAAGATTTCAGTTTTAAAGCTGCCATTCTTTTCTTAACAGGCATCTATAAATAAGCAGCCATAGCCactctttttattacatttgagacctctaaaaacttttttgcttACTGTCAGCCGAGGAAGCTGTTAATAAAAGTTGAGAGGAACAGAGAAGTTCATTGTGTGATTTTCAAGGGATGACTTGGGTATTTCCTGTAAAACACTTGTCTTGCAATATCTACAGCTGATAATGCCAATGTCTTTAATCATTATGTGTGTCACTGTTTTTTTGTGGCTTGAGGCACCCTGAATGTTAGGCTTTTGGTAAGCAAGGTTTTTTGTTTAGACTGGCGCTGCCAACTAGTGGCTCAGCCTGGTAATGCCAGTTAAGCAGTTTTCTTAGGCACATTTAGACAGTGGTCTCCAGCcgtttggagcttgcggaccactaatcTCAGACTTTAGACCGCACGTGTGTGGAGCCATGTGTctcttaaaggggaaaaaaaatctacccccCCCCCGAGTGATAATACATGCACACACAAATTTTTATAGCAGAATTTAataatgctacaaaaaaaattttaatgtcataattttttaaatattgttgagATAATGCAAAATGCTTCcaatcaatttaaaatgaattcaatTTAGTTGTGCAAACAAATATTAGTATTAGacttaaaacatttactaatgataattatttatattttattatatggataATTTGAGCAGATAATAGACCagtataaattcaataaatatgaTCTAGCTATAATGGCTGGGTGAGAAATGAAACATTtatcaaacatgttttattgctaATAATGTGCAAATTTATGGTTTGACTTATGGGagtgatttgtttgtttttttttttatattacaaagcagtgaatctgacattcactgaaccaTTTTTTAGTAGTTGTAAAAGGAAATTAACATGTAGTAAAGGAAGTGTCAAGGTTAGGGTAGCTTTGAAGACAAATGTATATAATTAcactctaaaccagtgtttctcaatcagagttccTCTAGAGTTAGCTGGAAGTTCTTGAGCAATTGgtgactctaaggtcagtttacctgacacaataatcattttggctatctgtaagtgtgacattcttcccaatggacaggCAATGTTAGAGACATTTTTTACTAccgatcaccacactaatgtactgtgatctgtcgATATATTATAGAGGTTCCCtgatctaaaaattatttcaagggtctccTCCccaagttaaaaaagtaaaaaagctgtTCTAGACAAAGATCTGTAACCATTAAAGTGATTGCAAAAAAGACACTATGTACAGCAACTTCATGATTTGTATCAGGAAGTGTTAAATCTTCATCTTCTAAGGAAGTTTTATACTGacagattatgtaaactgctatCACTGAATTAATTGTAGAAGAATACTAATTGCCTGAATATAAAGTTGATCTTTTATGTTTCAGTAGTTTGTCTCCTgaagcaagcatgcagataactgcgGCGCGAGTTGTGCTGCAATTTAACGGCTTACCAAAGCGGCATAGTCATTTCATGGTCAGTAATTCAGAAAGTATTCTAGGCAAaggtacagtataaaaaaaactattagaaatTGCAGTTTACCTAATACCTCAGTATAGGTCCCAATTGAAAAGCTGACACTTCAAGGTGTGTAGTGTATATAGTGGCATTGATTAAGTGCTGTAGTTCTTTTGCCTGATTCACTTGGGCTACTACAGAATGCTGAAAGGATGTAAGGGCAGTGAAAGGAACAACAAGACCCATGATGGTAAAAGTGGATAAGGGAGTTACAGTGAAGTTGATAGCAATGTAGAAAAGCAAGGCCACTTTTGTGCAGGTTTCATTTTTGCTGTCCTATGTCTTTTAGTTGGTGTTAGTAAATGTCACACTTTCTATTGCTGGGATTTTTGCACAGCAAATATCTTAGGCTAATTTTGTTTCCAGTCGGACTTTGGTGTTTTAAaggaaatttctgtatttgtttagggCAAGATGTGTgttaaatattgtacaaaaatgtctttatgttGGCTTTGGTATGTGCATGCATGCttctcattttttctttatcttcttccCTCCAACCTATCCTCTTAGGATCATCCCCCGGTTCAAATAACAGCTCGTCAATGAACCCCATGGCTTCTCTTGGAGCCTTACAGACTCTGGCAGGTGCAACTGCTGGCCTAAATGTTGGTTCTttagcaggtaagtttattttgtgCGGCACTAAACTTGTTACACATAAACAAAACATACTACTATGCTACTGTCAAAGAAGAACACTTCTCAAGTATAAATGTGTCATGAATAAactaatggtgtttttttatggCTGAAGCATGCTGGGCTTGCATTGATTAAGTGCAGCACTCAATTTATGCTTTTAGGCAGCTGTTAAGACAGTTGTTTCCTGCGCTTCTGAGTGCTTCAGCTGCTTGTGTAATGTGatctcgcttttttttttttttttttaaataccagagCTGTTGTAAGgaccaaaatgtattatttggagAATACTATTTAGTAGCTTTAggtggtaaatatgaaatatgcatATTTACCTGACATCTATATAATCTGCATAAAGCTCtgatttagaaaacatttttgcctGTAGAAAAGTTTTATTGTCTAATTTGTTATGGTCCTTTAAATACAAACTTCACTTCATAATATATCTTTGTTCTTCTTTCTAGGGATGGCAGCATTAAATGGTGGACTGGGTAGCAGCGGCCTCTCTAATGGCACTGGTAGCACTATGGAAGCTCTAAGTCAAGCTTACTCTGGAATCCAGCAATATGCTGCAGCAGCACTGCCTTCACTCTACAATCAGAGCCTATTGTCACAGCAAGGACTGAGTGCTGCAGGAAGTCAGAAAGAAGGTGAATTTTATAGAGGTGCTTAGCTTGATCTCTTTGGACAATGTGATGTAGATTTTGAAAACATTGTGTATATGGGCTTGTAGTAGTTTTATAATGGCAATGCATTTAAAGAGTCCATCTGTGCTGAGCTGAGTGGGTTTCCCCACAGAAGCAGTTTACCTTCAAATGCTTTGAAGAGCTGGTTGGATATTTTTGGTGCAGCAATTTCCAGACTCCTTTTGTGGCAGCATTTATTTTGGCAACAAGTACTGAGAGAGCTGacattgttaaataaacaaaccCAGAATACAAGTAAAACAGACCCTGTTGCTTGAATAAAACCTGAAGGTACATTAAAATCCTGGCAACCTAAGTCCTGTATGGATGCCTTATAAATGCCATTAAACAAATCTGATCCCTGACTCCTTCATATAATCAATCGATTAGTATTTGCCATGGAGGGATAgcaaatataaaattgcaatggcagtttttttttagcagtatgcCAAGCTCCCTAACAAATATCATTGCCATATGTATAAAATTGTGGTATAGcacaaatttttataaatatttatctaacATCTTTGCAATCTTTAGGCCAGAGAGAGTACCTAAAAAGGAGAATTCTGCTAAGAAGGACCATGCGGGCTTGTAGGTCCTATGTTCTCCCTATTCACAGTACTGAAAATAGGGGCTTTTTCTGTGTAAAATGTTTGGGTAagacacacaccacacacacacctCTCTTGAATCTCTTGAAAAATGCAGAAAGTATAGAAAAATCCCTGATTGTCCTGTAAGCTGACAACTGCCTTTGTTGCACTAAACACCCAGGCAGTGTTGCACCTTCCCTACCCAACTTATCTTCACTGCAAAACAAATCCTTCTCTTCAACACCTCAACATGCTGGAGCTTTGGGTTTTCCATCACATCTAGTGCTCGTAATAGTGGTTAGTATTAAACATTCAATCTCAAACTTCTTACAGATGCCCTAAAATTTCCTTGTACTGTAACTAATGCACAAACATGTTTAGGCCTGGTAGTCTCCTGAGACACTATCCTCATGTTTACAACCTTTTGATTGCTCCTTATTTGATACAAATCTATTAGGTGTTCTCTTTGCAGACAACAACTGACTAAGGGGGGATGACAACATAAACTTGAATCAATGCCACACATACCTAGTTAAGTTTTGGGCTctggagtcttttttttttttttttttttttttctctcaccgaaattcatcaaaattattttgaatgatggGCTGTGTTTTTCTGTCAGTCATATAGCTTATTAGGcttctttaggttttttttttttttttgtaatcttttgttTGATTTCATTAAAACAATCATCTGCATCTCATTAACACCACCACGGCATGTAATGTGAGGGTTGTGGACTGGCTTTCTTATATATTATGGTTGCttactaatttactaatttaaCTGCATCTGTATGGCATTCTTAAGCCAATCTGAAGCCATAGGTGCTCATATTGAATCCGATTATGTGCTATATTTAAGTTTTGCTGAGGAAATGTCAGTGAATGCACAAGTGTTCGGTGCAGTTGTATAAATGTGTCAGTCAACCATAATTCATGAGAACGGGTAATATGCCAATGATTATAAGCTGTAGAACACACAGTATCCCGCATTTCTTCCTTTACATGTTGTTTCTACATGGTTTTGTTTGGGAGACTGTAAACTGCAAAGCCTTTCTGAGATTAGTCAAATGTTTGTGACTTCAGACAGCTGCTTTGTCTTGATTCTGGAGTAGAAATGTCACTTGGAAAAGTAGATGAAAAGAACATCCAGCAGTACAgtaccagtgttcaacccagatttaagctgggtgggaagaggctgttgtggcccctgtattgtgacccagctcatcagtacctacctaaaaacagccaggtggttactgaaaagtgcttagTGGTTCCCATTTAATGATGCATACAACACAATATGCTTTACTCTGCAATTAACTTACCATGATGActgtaataaacatgtttttcttttaatttcctgCATCATTTAGGTCCAGAGGGTGCAAACCTCTTCATTTACCACTTACCACAAGAGTTTGGTGACCAGGACATCCTGCAGATGTTCATGCCATTTGGAAATGTTGTGTCCGCCAAAGTTTTCATTGATAAACAAACGAACCTCAGCAAATGTTTTGGTAAGTTATCAGTAGATATAGAGGGAGTGACTTAGTGACTCTTTTACTGCAGCCTGTGTCCCCtcaaaaagtgaggggaaatcttccacaAGCCTGGGATTTGACTATTCCTATAATCTAAAATCTACATGAATGTTTTGGATAGGGATATGGTAAAGCATATTTGTTCACAAAAGCTATGAATACCATCCAACACTCTAATATCCATCAAGAGAAACTTGGCTTTGCAAATTTCCAACGTGCCAGAGTTGGCTTTTTCTACCTTGCATTAATGCTAATTGCAAGCAAATCCgctttgtatttaaaaatctCTTGATGCAGAGATGTGTTCCTGGATTGTCTTCAAGAAAGACATGTAGCGTTGTTATTCAAGGcttattttttaattctagttTAAGTGTACTTGCCACATGACATAATCTCTAGCATCAGCAATGCTTTAACAGCCAAGGATGTGCCTTTTCTTCTCTGTTGCATCcttaaattgcatttaataaaggGAGTCTCTGCTTTATAGAAGAGAAGATAATGTTTTGGGGTTGAAATGCGTTTTCatgttagaataaaaaatgcatgtttgcAATTGCTAATGTGTTGCCTATGGCTACTAGTGGGGCTATTTTATTTAAGGAAAGCAAAGATTCTTGCAGGGCCATGGATGCATATTTTGATTTCCTTGGTTTAGTAAACACAAACTCTGCAGGCTTATTTAATAAGTTTAAACAAaccagcaatctttttttttttttttttttttacacattattttgaGTCTGTACATTTGATGTATAAGCCTGAAAGTTTCTATTTATGCATATTCGCTTTAAAAACAACTGACGTGCTTTGCTTTTCACAGGTTTCGTTAGTTATGACAATCCAGTTTCAGCTCAGGCTGCTATCCAGTCCATGAACGGCTTTCAGATCGGAATGAAACGTCTGAAGGTTCAGCTTAAACGCTCCAAGAATGACAGCAAACCCTACTGAAACTGTACTGCCCTGGGAAGTGAGCGAGAAGGATGTTCTGGTAAGTGTGGGATGAAAAGGCCAAACCAGGATGTATGGCTGGAGGAGAGCACTTAGTAAGAACATACAGACTTTGCTGTCTCTCTCAGCAGCCCCGAAGCATCTCCATGTGCTAAAAGCCAGAAGCCTCTTTCCCTCCTAAAAGACTCTGGGTACAACGTTTTGTTgtgatttctctttattttgcttCATATGGAAGAACGGCTCGTACTACTTGTTCCAAGTGTTTTATTTTGGAGTTTAGGTGCcatatcagtgattttttttttttttataattattattgtttggaCTTTTGCTGTGTTTGTACAAATGTGTGACAAGTACCAGCACCAGAACCCTTAAAAAGGAGAGAAGAGCTCCTGCTTTTCCTGGCATTATACAGCCTGTCTGCTCAATGCTCCACTTGCCATTCTACTGCGTTTCAGCTGCACACTCATGCTGCCCTGAGCTTTACCTTACAGAAATGACTAATTTTCTACTGGGATTATGTGAAATCATCCTGttgaatttaatattttcatcCTGGCTGCTTTCCATTTTTAGggtcaaaatatatgtaaagcacAATTAGGGT
The genomic region above belongs to Pyxicephalus adspersus chromosome 9, UCB_Pads_2.0, whole genome shotgun sequence and contains:
- the CELF1 gene encoding CUGBP Elav-like family member 1 isoform X10; amino-acid sequence: MASFKLDFLPEMMVDHCSLNSSPVSKKMNGTMDHPDHPDPDSIKMFVGQIPRSWSEKELRELFEQYGAVYEINVLRDRSQNPPQSKGCCFITFYTRKAALEAQNALHNMKILPGMHHPIQMKPADSEKNNAVEDRKLFIGMVSKKCNENDIRVMFSQFGQIEECRILRGPDGLSRGCAFITFSSRSVAQAAIKAMHQAQTMEGCSSPIVVKFADTQKDKEQKRMAQQLQQQMQQINAASVWGNLAGLNSLAPQYLALYLQLLQQTASSSNLNSLSGLHPMGGLSAMQIQNLAALAAAASVAQNPASAASALTTSSSPLSVLTSSGSSPGSNNSSSMNPMASLGALQTLAGATAGLNVGSLAGMAALNGGLGSSGLSNGTGSTMEALSQAYSGIQQYAAAALPSLYNQSLLSQQGLSAAGSQKEGPEGANLFIYHLPQEFGDQDILQMFMPFGNVVSAKVFIDKQTNLSKCFGFVSYDNPVSAQAAIQSMNGFQIGMKRLKVQLKRSKNDSKPY
- the CELF1 gene encoding CUGBP Elav-like family member 1 isoform X5 — its product is MRMCHFSYKCLCAFRRHKSENQGLQSSGPLLRIQRTLISKKMNGTMDHPDHPDPDSIKMFVGQIPRSWSEKELRELFEQYGAVYEINVLRDRSQNPPQSKGCCFITFYTRKAALEAQNALHNMKILPGMHHPIQMKPADSEKNNAVEDRKLFIGMVSKKCNENDIRVMFSQFGQIEECRILRGPDGLSRGCAFITFSSRSVAQAAIKAMHQAQTMEGCSSPIVVKFADTQKDKEQKRMAQQLQQQMQQINAASVWGNLAGLNSLAPQYLALYLQLLQQTASSSNLNSLSGLHPMGGLSAMQIQNLAALAAAASVAQNPASAASALTTSSSPLSVLTSSGSSPGSNNSSSMNPMASLGALQTLAGATAGLNVGSLAGMAALNGGLGSSGLSNGTGSTMEALSQAYSGIQQYAAAALPSLYNQSLLSQQGLSAAGSQKEGEFYRGPEGANLFIYHLPQEFGDQDILQMFMPFGNVVSAKVFIDKQTNLSKCFGFVSYDNPVSAQAAIQSMNGFQIGMKRLKVQLKRSKNDSKPY